The Humulus lupulus chromosome 7, drHumLupu1.1, whole genome shotgun sequence region AATAATTTTACCACAATCTCAACCGCTGCATTGTGTTGTCAAATCACATCTTATCTTCTGAGTCCAAAATCAGAAGATAAGAAATCTCACGGATTAATCTTGGCCGCTGAAATAATTTTACCACAATCTCAACCGCTGCATTGTGTTGTCAAATCACATCTTATCTTCTGAGTCCAAAATCAGAAGATAAGAAATCTCACGGATTAATCTTGGCCGCTGAAATAATTTGACCACAATCTCAACCGCTGCATTGTGTTGTCAAATCACATCTTATCTTCTGAGTCCAAAATCAGAAGATAAGAAATCTCACGGATTAATCTTGGCCGCTGAAATAATTTTACCACAATCTCAACCGCTGCATTGTGTTGTCAAATCACATCTTATCTTCTGAGTCCAAAATCAGAAGATAAGAAATCTCACGGATTAATCTTGGCCGCTGAAATAATTTTACCACAATCTCAACCGCTGCATTGTGTTGTCAAATCACATCTTATCTTCTGAGTCCAAAATCAGAAGATAAGAAATCTCACGGATTAATCTTGGCCGCTGAAATAATTTTACCACAATCTCAACCGCTGCATTGTGTTGTCAAATCACATCTTATCTTCTGAATCCAAAATCAGAAGATAAGAAATCAAATCTTATGTAGCTTTTTCATCCCTATATAATCCCACAGTACTCATTCAAACGGATTACCTCTTCCACACTACTCATTCAAATTGATCACATCTCTtcaacatattttcaaaacaacTACATTTTCTTCCAAAATGTCTTCCAGTCGCACTGCTTCATACTCACTTGAAGAAGATATGCACTTGTGTCATGTATATATTGACATTTCTCAAGATCCAATCATAGGAAGAAACCAATCAGGTAATAGTTTTTGGGCAAGAGTTAAATCAGACTACCACAAGAATGAGAAATTTAGTAATCAACCTCGACCAAGAAGATCTTTGCAAACTCGAATGACTACCATTATTGGTGCAGTTGCAAAATTAAGGGGATGCATCAACCAAATCCAAAATAAAAATCCAAGTGGTGCTTCACAAGAAGATATTGTAAGTGTTTGTTATAATTTACTTATTGTTACtaaattgtttttaaattttattgacactattattttatttgtgtTTTAATAGTTAAATCAAGCGAAGATGTTATTAGcccaagaaaaaaaatatagtagAGGCTTCAAATTTGATCATGTGTGGCCCATCCTCAAACACATTAAGAAATTTACAAGTGATGACAACATCAATGGACCAAGTAGATTCCAACAAGATGGTCCTAATTTTACTTCGTCAAAATCATCATCTCACAATTTTGATTCTCCGACGTCAGCATCCACCGGTATGAGTTCATTTGATCTTAATATAAATAATGAGGAAATCATTACTAATTCAACTGAAAGACCTATTGGTGTGAAAAAAGCAAAGGCAAAACAATTAGGTGATGATCAATTTAACAAACTAATGGAACAAAGTAAAAAACTCGTTCAAGTTATTGAAAAGAGTAACACAGATAGAAATGAACGTCATAAAAGAAAAACTGAAGATAAAATTGTATTCACGGATTTGGATTCTATATCCGATCCAGAGTTTCGCCAGTACATTCAAAGCGAAAGAAGAAGAATTTACAGAGAAAGAGCACGAACATCCGAAGTTGGAGAACAAGGAGAAGGATCTCAATATCAGGGATCACAATATCGAGCATCTCAATATCAAGGACAAAGTGCTCAAGATGAAGGGCAACGATCTCAAGATCAAGGTGAAAGATCTGAAAATAACTCACAAGATTATAGTCCATATTTTGACTATCTTGGCGGAACAGGGAATAATTTTCCACATTATTGAATTGTTGTCTTTGTATCTCATAAGGTTCATTTCTATGTTATTGCTTTCCGTTTGATTTTGGCGTGCTTAATTTTAATTTTCCAATGTATGTTTAAGTTTGTAACATTTTTATTGTGTAatattgattatgatttaagtttataatgttttattgtataattttgagTATGTTTCGTATGCATTACtatgattaatattaaaaaaaaattgtaatgtgATTGTGAATGTTGAGAATGTGTACTATTAATTATAATGATAATGTGATATTTAATgtgttcaattttaatttttttaatgtgtttttaaatttgtaatgtttctattgtgtaatattaaaaaaatacaaatatttaataatgttttatttaaattataattaaaaaaaataatttgtagtATATACAATTTAATTTCTACATAATAAACTAAattctaaattatatatataataatataaatatatatataaataataatataaatatatataataataattaaatataataaaataatgaaagaaagaaaaaaaaaaaaaaaaagtatgccGTGTGCTACAGTACATGGCATATATGCTGTGTATTGTAGCCAAGACATCAAATTTGATATATGTATGCTGCTTCATTGGAGTGCCTACTACTGCATATATGCAATTTTAGGGACACGTTGGAGAAGCCCTAATATGGTATCCAAAGAACACGATTTCTAAACCTAAATTTTTTTTCCTTCACCTTTCTCTTCTTCGATCCACCTTCATGGCTCGTACAAGAACAATATCCACAAGGGAACAACCTTCATCCTCCATTGATTCCATTCtaccacctccttctccacctCCGACATCCGCAGCTGGACATGGAGTCAACACCTCTACTTTGATTCTTTTTTCAAATCCCCCTATTCGTGATCAACCTGCTCTAGAAGTTACAAACAATCCCTACTTCATGGGCAATGAAGATGACCAAGGCTTGATTATTGCTTCCCCTCCCCTCACGGACACCAATTTCAAACAATGGGCCTGTGATTTCAACATTTCAGTTGGTTCCAAGAACAAATATGGCTTTCTCGCTGGTTCTATTCCCCAACCCCCTTTGAACATCACTATTTTGATTCTTGTAACTGGTGCAACCAAATGGTTATGTCATGGGTTATTCATTCGATCTCACTAGAAATCAAAAGAAGCATCATGGTTCTTGATACAACTGCTGCAATGTGGACCGAACTCAACACTAGATTCAATCAAGGATACAACCCTCGCATCTTCGATCTTCAGGAATCTCTCATCACTCTTCATCAAGGAGATGATTCTGTTTGTGCATATTTCACAAAGCTCAAAGCCATTTGGGACGAAATTCATGAACTCTGACCATGCACACCTTGTACTTGTGTTGTTGCCTCTAATAACATTGAGCTCCAAAATCTCGAACAAGCTTTGAAATTTCCTACTAGCCTTAATGAGTCTTACAATGTCGTTCGTGCCCAGGTACTTCTCATTGAGACTTTTTCATCAATTTCAAAAGCTTTTTCTACAATTGTGCAAGAATAAATACAGAAGAAATTGAGGCCCTCGACTACAATAACTTTGATTGTTGCATCCACTTCCAACATTCCTTCTTCCAATCCAACTTGAATTCCGTAATAAAAAACCAAAACGATGTGCCCTACATGCTCTCATTGCCAAAATCCAGGGCACCTCAAAGAAAAATGCTATTTCATCCATGGTTTCCCTCCTCGAGATGGCACCAAGAATTTCTCCTCCAAACGTACTGTTAATCAAACCACTGCTTACAGTTCTACTCCTCATGAACTGAGTAATCAAGTTGTCATTTTGAATCTGATTGCTTTGCTGAGTTCTCAGCTTCAGTAAGCCTCTTCGTTCTCTACCGATGCCCAACCCGTGGTCTCCAATCTTTCTGGTAACTTTGTATCTTACTTAAGTGCCTATTGGGTTGTAGACAGTGACACCATGTCTATTGTGATATGTAGTCCTTTGCATATTTTTCAAAGAAATTAGTAGCAATTTACCTTGCTTTACCTACTGGTTTGAGAGTTTAAGTATAAAATTATGGCATTATCAACTTAAATCATAATCTATGCATATATAATGTGTTATATGTCCCAGATTTTCAATTCAATCTCCTTTCAGTTCCTGCATTATTACAAACTAACCAATTTATACTATATTTCTCTCATTATCACTCTCTCATATAGGACACCACCTAGAACAAGATGCTTGAGATTCCTAAGCGCATGGGACATCTCTATTTTTAGCAACAAGACAAGTTTTATTCACCTTCTTGATCATTTGTTCATTCTAAAAATTCTTGTATTGATGTCCATACTTGGCATACCCAGTTAGAACATCCCTCCATGAACGTTACAAATTTATTGAATAAAATTTTACATTTTGTAGTTTCCTATACTCACAATCCTCATTGTATATATGTCATTTagctaaacaaaataaaaattgccTTTTGATGCTCACAATAATATTGCACCTACTGCTTTTGATTTAGTGCATATGGATATTTAGGGCCCATATTTAGTTTCTACATTGGAAAGACATAGATATTTTCTTATAATTGTTGATGACCGCACTAGATTAACTTGGGTCTATTGCAAATCTGATGTTCAAAAATATATTCCACAATTTTATACATACATTCTAACTCAATTTTCGGACCCAATAAAAACCATATGATCAGATAATGCTAAAGAGCTAAACTTAAGTTCTTTTTATTCAGAAAAAAGCATTCAATTATTCCATTCGTGTGTTGAGAGCCCTCAACAAAACTCGGTAGTTGAGTGCAAACACCAACTTATACTCGATGTGGCTCAGATACTAGCATAAAATCTAAATTACCTCTCTCTTATTGGAATAATTTCATAATTACTGATGTATATCTTGTCAATAGAACACCTTCTGCACGTTTAAAGTTTCATTCTTCTTTTCAACTTTTATATGGGAAAATACCTTCTTATGATCATCTTAGAAGTTATGGTTGCCTTGCTTATACAAGTTCATTTGGTAGTAACGTAAAAAGTTTACTCCTAGATCCCGCGCTTGCATGTTCATAGGCTATCCTCTAAGTATGAAAGCTTATACTCTACTTGGTTTAGCCACTAACCAAATATTCCATTCCCTTGATGTCAATTTTT contains the following coding sequences:
- the LOC133792309 gene encoding glutathione S-transferase T3-like, producing MSSSRTASYSLEEDMHLCHVYIDISQDPIIGRNQSGNSFWARVKSDYHKNEKFSNQPRPRRSLQTRMTTIIGAVAKLRGCINQIQNKNPSGASQEDILNQAKMLLAQEKKYSRGFKFDHVWPILKHIKKFTSDDNINGPSRFQQDGPNFTSSKSSSHNFDSPTSASTGMSSFDLNINNEEIITNSTERPIGVKKAKAKQLGDDQFNKLMEQSKKLVQVIEKSNTDRNERHKRKTEDKIVFTDLDSISDPEFRQYIQSERRRIYRERARTSEVGEQGEGSQYQGSQYRASQYQGQSAQDEGQRSQDQGERSENNSQDYSPYFDYLGGTGNNFPHY